A single genomic interval of Mycobacterium sp. DL592 harbors:
- a CDS encoding B-4DMT family transporter — protein sequence MNSWLLRGLAFAAGMVVVRLVQGTLINQFPTHAGLVSVVLVALLAIVAFVWGLLDGRADANANPDPDRRRDLAMTWLLAGLFAGVLSGFVAWLISLFYKAVYVEGLISEVTTFAAFTALLVFIPAIAAVSIGRWRVDRKRPQEPRRRFGEAADVFDAVHDDDRTGPVPGTVAGGAAAAEEQTSAIATAEREDAPTEAIDYPEAGKDSAK from the coding sequence ATGAACAGTTGGTTGTTGCGCGGATTGGCCTTCGCGGCAGGGATGGTTGTCGTCCGCCTGGTGCAGGGAACGCTGATCAACCAGTTCCCCACCCACGCCGGATTGGTCAGCGTCGTCCTGGTGGCGCTGCTGGCCATCGTGGCCTTCGTGTGGGGCCTGCTGGACGGTCGCGCCGACGCCAACGCCAACCCCGATCCGGACCGCCGCCGCGATCTGGCGATGACCTGGCTGCTCGCCGGGTTGTTCGCCGGGGTGCTCAGCGGCTTCGTCGCCTGGCTGATCTCGCTGTTCTACAAGGCCGTCTACGTCGAAGGCCTCATCAGCGAGGTGACCACGTTCGCCGCGTTCACCGCGCTGCTGGTGTTCATCCCGGCGATCGCCGCGGTGTCCATCGGCCGTTGGCGGGTCGACCGCAAGCGGCCCCAAGAGCCGCGCCGACGCTTCGGTGAGGCCGCCGACGTGTTCGACGCCGTTCACGACGACGACCGCACCGGCCCCGTCCCGGGGACTGTCGCAGGCGGCGCAGCTGCCGCCGAGGAGCAGACCTCGGCCATCGCCACCGCCGAGCGCGAGGACGCCCCCACCGAGGCGATCGACTACCCCGAAGCGGGTAAGGACTCCGCCAAGTAG
- the aroQ gene encoding type II 3-dehydroquinate dehydratase has product MTTVLVLNGPNLDRLGRREPDVYGSTTYDELVTAIEAQATELGLQAVVRQSNSEEQLLQWVHAAADAGDPVILNAGAFTHTSIALRDACAELRGPLIEVHISNVHAREQFRHHSYLSAVATGVIVGLGVQGYLLALRYLAESLPASG; this is encoded by the coding sequence ATGACCACGGTTCTTGTTCTCAACGGGCCCAACCTCGACCGGCTCGGCCGTCGCGAGCCCGACGTGTACGGCAGCACCACCTACGACGAGCTGGTCACCGCGATCGAAGCCCAGGCCACCGAGTTGGGCCTGCAAGCCGTTGTGCGACAAAGCAACAGCGAGGAACAGCTGCTGCAGTGGGTGCACGCCGCCGCCGACGCGGGTGACCCGGTGATCCTCAACGCCGGCGCGTTCACCCACACCTCGATCGCGCTGCGCGACGCCTGCGCCGAGCTACGCGGTCCGTTGATCGAAGTGCACATCTCCAATGTGCATGCGCGCGAACAGTTTCGGCACCACTCGTACCTGAGTGCCGTGGCGACCGGAGTGATCGTCGGACTGGGCGTGCAGGGCTACCTGCTGGCCCTGCGCTACTTGGCGGAGTCCTTACCCGCTTCGGGGTAG
- the aroB gene encoding 3-dehydroquinate synthase, producing the protein MTKTTPAAPVTIEVAVTPPYPVIVGTGLLGEVGDLLGSRHRVAILHQPVLAQTAEAVRAHLAGKGVDAHRIEIPDAEAGKDLAVVGFIWEVLGRIGIGRKDAVVSLGGGAATDVAGFAAATWLRGVDIVHIPTTLLAMVDAAVGGKTGINTDAGKNLVGAFHQPAAVLVDLAMLETLPRNELVAGMAEIVKAGFIADPVILDLIEADPEAAVDPAGNVLPELIRRAIAVKAEVVAADEKESALREILNYGHTLAHAIERREQYRWRHGAAVSVGLVFAAELGRLAGRLDDATAERHRAVLTALGLPVSYDADALPQLIETMAGDKKTRSGVLRFVVLDGLAKPGRLEGPDPSLLAAAYAEVAQKR; encoded by the coding sequence ATGACCAAGACCACCCCGGCCGCCCCGGTGACCATCGAGGTGGCCGTCACTCCGCCCTACCCGGTGATCGTCGGCACCGGACTGCTCGGTGAGGTCGGCGACCTGCTCGGTTCGCGGCACCGGGTCGCGATCCTTCACCAGCCGGTGCTGGCGCAGACCGCCGAAGCCGTCCGTGCGCATCTGGCGGGCAAGGGTGTCGACGCCCACCGCATCGAGATCCCCGACGCTGAAGCCGGCAAGGACCTCGCGGTCGTCGGTTTCATCTGGGAAGTGTTGGGACGCATCGGAATCGGACGCAAAGACGCCGTCGTGAGCCTCGGCGGCGGCGCGGCCACCGACGTCGCCGGATTCGCGGCGGCCACCTGGCTGCGCGGTGTCGACATCGTCCACATCCCGACCACCCTGCTGGCCATGGTGGACGCCGCCGTCGGTGGCAAGACCGGGATCAACACCGACGCGGGCAAGAACCTCGTCGGCGCGTTCCACCAGCCCGCCGCCGTGCTCGTCGACCTGGCCATGCTCGAGACGTTGCCGCGCAACGAATTGGTGGCCGGGATGGCCGAGATCGTCAAGGCCGGCTTCATCGCCGACCCGGTGATCCTCGACCTCATCGAGGCCGATCCCGAGGCCGCCGTCGACCCGGCCGGAAATGTTCTGCCCGAACTGATCCGGCGGGCGATCGCCGTCAAGGCCGAGGTCGTCGCGGCCGACGAGAAGGAATCGGCGCTGCGCGAGATCCTCAACTACGGCCACACTCTGGCACACGCCATCGAACGCCGCGAACAGTACCGCTGGCGCCACGGTGCCGCGGTGTCGGTGGGGCTGGTGTTCGCCGCAGAGCTCGGCAGACTCGCCGGGCGGCTTGACGACGCCACCGCCGAGCGGCACCGCGCGGTGCTCACCGCGCTGGGTCTGCCCGTCAGCTACGACGCCGACGCGCTGCCACAGTTGATCGAAACCATGGCCGGGGACAAGAAGACCCGCTCCGGTGTACTGCGTTTCGTTGTGCTCGACGGCCTGGCCAAACCCGGCCGGCTCGAGGGGCCCGACCCGTCGCTCCTGGCGGCGGCCTATGCGGAGGTGGCGCAGAAGCGATGA
- the aroC gene encoding chorismate synthase, with protein MLRWTTAGESHGRALVAMVEGMVAGVRVTSEDIAGQLARRRLGYGRGARMKFEQDQVTILAGVRHGSTLGGPIAIEIGNTEWPKWETVMASDPVDAAELDVARNAPLTRPRPGHADFAGMLKYGFDDARPVLERASARETAARVAAGTVAREFLRQAVGVEVVSHVISIGDSQPYDGPPPEAADLAAIDESPVRAFGKAAQESMIAEIEAAKRDGDTLGGVVEVVAHGLPVGLGSFTSGDNRLDSQLAAAVMGIQAIKGVEIGDGFQTARRRGTQAHDEMYPGPDGVVRSTNRAGGLEGGMTNGLPVRVRAAMKPISTVPRALATVDMATGDEAVAIHQRSDVCAVPAAAVVVETMVALVLARAVLEKFGGDSLEETRRNIDGYLAAIARRTPSGTAVRASG; from the coding sequence GTGTTGCGATGGACAACTGCTGGTGAATCCCACGGCCGCGCGCTGGTAGCGATGGTCGAAGGCATGGTCGCCGGTGTCCGGGTGACCTCCGAGGACATCGCCGGACAATTGGCGCGACGCCGGCTGGGCTACGGCCGCGGCGCCCGGATGAAGTTCGAGCAGGACCAGGTCACCATCCTGGCCGGGGTCCGGCACGGCAGCACCCTGGGCGGCCCGATCGCGATCGAGATCGGCAACACCGAGTGGCCCAAGTGGGAGACCGTGATGGCCTCCGACCCGGTGGATGCCGCTGAACTCGATGTCGCCCGCAACGCCCCGCTGACCCGGCCCCGGCCGGGCCACGCCGACTTCGCCGGCATGCTCAAGTACGGCTTCGACGACGCCCGGCCGGTGCTCGAACGCGCCAGCGCCCGCGAAACCGCCGCCCGGGTGGCAGCCGGAACAGTGGCCCGGGAGTTCCTCCGCCAGGCCGTTGGCGTCGAAGTGGTCTCCCACGTCATCTCCATCGGCGACTCGCAGCCCTACGACGGGCCGCCGCCGGAGGCCGCCGACCTCGCCGCCATCGACGAGAGCCCGGTGCGGGCCTTCGGCAAGGCCGCCCAGGAGAGCATGATCGCCGAGATCGAGGCCGCCAAGCGGGACGGCGACACGCTAGGTGGTGTGGTCGAAGTCGTGGCCCACGGGCTGCCCGTCGGCCTGGGCTCGTTCACCAGCGGCGACAACCGGCTCGACAGCCAACTCGCCGCCGCGGTGATGGGCATCCAGGCCATCAAGGGTGTCGAGATCGGCGACGGCTTCCAGACCGCCCGCCGCCGCGGCACCCAGGCCCACGACGAGATGTACCCCGGACCCGACGGCGTGGTGCGCTCCACCAACCGCGCCGGCGGCCTGGAAGGCGGTATGACCAACGGCCTCCCGGTGCGGGTCCGCGCCGCCATGAAGCCGATCTCCACCGTGCCGCGCGCGCTGGCCACCGTCGACATGGCCACCGGCGACGAAGCCGTGGCGATCCACCAGCGCTCCGACGTGTGCGCGGTGCCTGCCGCGGCCGTCGTCGTCGAAACGATGGTGGCACTGGTGCTGGCCAGGGCCGTGCTGGAGAAGTTCGGTGGTGACTCGCTGGAGGAGACCCGCCGCAACATCGACGGTTACCTCGCGGCGATCGCGCGGCGCACACCGTCCGGAACAGCCGTCCGGGCATCGGGGTAG
- a CDS encoding prepilin peptidase, translating to MGCAVVLGWALALSVFDIRQRRLPNTLTLPGAAVVLTVAVVSGRGLPALYGALGLAALYLVVHLLAPAGMGAGDVKLAVGLGSLTGAFGPEVWLLAALGAPLLTALCGVLGRVRTLPHGPSMCLASLAAVALAAF from the coding sequence GTGGGCTGTGCGGTGGTGCTCGGCTGGGCACTGGCTTTGTCTGTCTTCGACATCAGGCAACGGCGGCTGCCCAACACTCTGACGCTGCCCGGCGCGGCCGTGGTGCTGACAGTCGCCGTCGTGTCCGGGCGCGGACTGCCCGCGCTCTACGGGGCTCTCGGGCTCGCGGCGCTCTACCTGGTGGTGCACCTGCTCGCGCCTGCCGGCATGGGCGCCGGTGACGTCAAACTCGCGGTGGGGCTCGGCTCGCTCACCGGCGCCTTCGGCCCGGAGGTGTGGCTGCTGGCCGCGCTCGGCGCACCGCTGCTTACGGCGCTGTGCGGCGTGCTGGGCCGGGTCAGGACGCTGCCGCATGGCCCGTCGATGTGTCTGGCCAGCCTGGCCGCGGTCGCGTTGGCGGCGTTCTGA
- a CDS encoding shikimate dehydrogenase, translating to MTAARKAAVLGSPVAHSKSPLLHLAAYRALGLSDWTYDRIECTAEQLPSLVRELGPEWVGLSVTMPGKFAALEVADERTDRAELVGSANTLVRTGHGWRADNTDIDGVAGALGHHRDLRHAIVLGSGGTAPAAVAGLAQIGVTRITVLARDSTKAARLVDLGRAVGLTTEFCALDGPQLADVVADANVLVSTIPAAAAAGYADAFAPVPVLLDAIYDPWPTPLAAAVQAAGGEVISGLQMLLNQAFSQVEQFTGRPAPRNEMTAALG from the coding sequence ATGACCGCGGCCCGCAAGGCGGCGGTGCTGGGATCACCTGTCGCGCACTCGAAGTCACCACTTTTGCACCTGGCTGCCTATCGGGCGCTGGGCCTGAGCGACTGGACCTACGACCGCATCGAATGCACAGCCGAGCAATTACCCTCTCTGGTAAGGGAATTGGGGCCGGAGTGGGTGGGTCTTTCGGTGACCATGCCGGGTAAGTTCGCCGCGCTCGAGGTCGCCGACGAACGCACCGACCGCGCCGAACTGGTCGGCTCGGCCAACACCCTGGTCCGCACCGGGCACGGCTGGCGCGCCGACAACACCGACATAGACGGCGTGGCAGGTGCTCTGGGCCATCATCGGGACCTGCGACACGCGATTGTGCTCGGCTCGGGCGGGACCGCACCGGCGGCCGTCGCCGGCCTGGCCCAGATCGGGGTCACCCGGATCACCGTGCTCGCCCGCGACAGCACCAAGGCGGCCCGGCTTGTCGACCTCGGCAGGGCTGTCGGGCTCACCACCGAGTTCTGTGCGCTCGACGGGCCGCAACTCGCCGATGTGGTGGCCGACGCCAACGTTCTGGTGAGCACAATCCCCGCTGCCGCGGCCGCCGGCTACGCCGATGCCTTCGCCCCGGTGCCGGTGCTGCTCGATGCGATCTACGATCCGTGGCCCACCCCGCTGGCCGCCGCCGTCCAGGCCGCCGGCGGTGAGGTGATCAGCGGGCTGCAGATGCTGCTGAACCAGGCCTTCAGCCAGGTCGAACAATTCACAGGCCGACCCGCTCCGCGCAACGAGATGACCGCCGCCCTGGGTTAG
- the mltG gene encoding endolytic transglycosylase MltG, which yields MPDDYDTGRYDSQRADPVAVGAPRRRMSRLERVRARRNNNRRRAIGLGAVGLLIAVVVALVLLGTNLFGGSSEYSGDGKDDVVVQVRDGDSTTQVAQSLRDRNVVASVKSFVDASKDNAAIAAIQPGYYKMRTEMSASAAVQRLADPANRVGKLVIPEGRQLDDVKAVGSDKVTDGIFTLIANASCVELNGERKCVSAESLRKAAEQAAPSALNVPDWAMQPVTALAANHRRLEGLIAPGAWNVDPSGSPEAILGTLVAESATHYVKGGLLDTAKAMNLSPYEILVVGSLVQREAKPQDFAKVARVIYNRLAEPQRLEFDSTVNYPLDRQEVATTDADRAQVTPWNTYASDGLPATPICSPGDEALAAAERPEPGDWLYFVTVDLEGTTLFTKDYQQHLANIELARRNGVLDSAR from the coding sequence ATGCCTGACGACTACGACACCGGCCGGTATGACAGCCAGCGGGCTGATCCGGTCGCGGTCGGCGCGCCGCGTCGCCGGATGAGCCGGCTCGAGCGGGTCCGCGCCCGCCGAAACAACAACCGGCGCAGGGCAATCGGGCTCGGCGCGGTAGGCCTGCTCATCGCCGTGGTGGTGGCCCTGGTGCTGCTGGGCACGAATTTGTTCGGCGGATCCAGCGAGTACTCCGGCGACGGGAAGGACGACGTCGTCGTCCAGGTTCGCGACGGCGACTCCACCACCCAGGTGGCCCAGTCGCTGCGCGACCGGAACGTGGTCGCCAGCGTCAAGTCGTTCGTCGACGCCTCCAAGGACAATGCGGCCATCGCCGCGATCCAGCCGGGCTACTACAAGATGCGCACCGAGATGTCGGCGTCGGCCGCGGTGCAGCGCCTCGCCGACCCGGCCAACCGGGTGGGCAAGCTGGTCATCCCGGAGGGCAGGCAACTCGACGACGTCAAGGCCGTCGGCTCCGACAAGGTCACCGACGGGATCTTCACGCTGATCGCCAACGCCAGCTGTGTGGAACTCAACGGAGAGCGCAAGTGCGTGTCCGCCGAGAGCCTGCGCAAGGCGGCCGAGCAGGCCGCGCCCTCGGCGCTCAATGTGCCGGACTGGGCGATGCAACCGGTGACGGCGCTGGCCGCCAACCACCGCCGGCTGGAGGGGCTGATCGCACCCGGGGCGTGGAACGTCGATCCGTCCGGGTCACCCGAGGCGATCCTGGGAACACTGGTCGCCGAAAGCGCCACCCACTATGTCAAAGGCGGCCTGCTCGACACCGCCAAGGCGATGAACCTGTCGCCCTACGAGATCCTCGTCGTCGGCTCACTGGTGCAGCGCGAGGCCAAGCCACAGGACTTCGCCAAAGTCGCCCGCGTGATCTACAACCGGCTGGCCGAACCGCAACGCCTCGAGTTCGACTCGACGGTGAACTACCCGCTGGACCGCCAAGAGGTCGCCACCACCGACGCCGACCGCGCCCAGGTCACGCCGTGGAACACCTATGCATCCGACGGCCTGCCCGCCACGCCGATCTGCTCGCCCGGCGACGAGGCGCTGGCCGCCGCCGAACGACCGGAGCCGGGGGACTGGCTGTACTTCGTGACGGTAGACCTCGAGGGCACCACCCTGTTCACCAAGGACTATCAGCAGCATCTAGCCAATATCGAGTTGGCACGACGCAACGGTGTCCTCGATTCGGCTCGCTGA
- the ruvX gene encoding Holliday junction resolvase RuvX yields the protein MLPAHNRVPDRPGADDPGRGRRLGVDVGTVRIGVATCDPDGILATPVETVRRERSGKHLRRLAALVDEFEVVEVIVGLPRTLADRAGTSAQDAVGLADALADRIAPVPVRLADERLTTVAAQRSLREAGVRSKAQRGVIDQAAAVGILQGWLDQRRSAASNQPESDDA from the coding sequence GTGCTGCCCGCGCACAACCGCGTGCCCGACCGTCCCGGTGCCGATGACCCGGGTCGGGGCAGGCGCCTCGGGGTGGACGTGGGCACCGTGCGCATCGGGGTCGCCACCTGCGACCCGGACGGGATCCTGGCCACGCCGGTCGAGACGGTTCGGCGGGAGCGCTCGGGCAAACATCTGCGTCGGCTGGCCGCACTGGTCGACGAGTTCGAGGTCGTCGAGGTGATCGTCGGGCTGCCGCGCACCCTGGCCGACCGGGCCGGCACCTCCGCGCAGGACGCCGTCGGTCTCGCAGATGCGCTCGCCGACCGGATCGCGCCGGTGCCGGTACGGCTGGCCGACGAACGACTGACCACCGTGGCCGCCCAGCGATCGCTGCGCGAGGCAGGGGTGCGGTCCAAGGCGCAACGCGGAGTCATCGACCAGGCAGCCGCTGTGGGAATCCTGCAAGGCTGGCTCGACCAACGTCGCAGCGCGGCGTCCAACCAGCCGGAGAGTGACGATGCCTGA
- the alaS gene encoding alanine--tRNA ligase: MQTHEIRKRFLDHFVNAGHIEVPSASVILDDPNLLFVNAGMVQFVPYFLGQRTPPYPTATSIQKCIRTPDIDEVGITTRHNTFFQMAGNFSFGDYFKARAIELAWTLLTNPVDEGGYGFDPQRLWATVFYDDDEAEQLWKDIAGLPPERIQRRGMADNYWSMGIPGPCGPCSEIYFDRGPEYGIEGGPEANEDRYIEIWNLVFMQNERGEGTSKDDFEILGPLPRQNIDTGMGVERIACLLQDVDNVYETDLLRPVIDKVAQYSPRGYGQGSHEDDVRYRIIADHSRTAAIIIGDGVTPGNEGRGYVLRRLLRRIIRAAKLLGIEQPIMSELMATVGDAMSPSYPELADTRIERIAVAEETAFNRTLASGSKLFEDAAAATRKAGKTVLGGSDAFALHDTYGFPIELTLEMASEAGLTVDELGFRELMAEQRRRAKADAAARKHAHADLSAFRELVDAGPTEFTGFDELTSQARILGIFVDGKRVPVIGHQPRVHSETPTPERVEIVLDRTPLYAESGGQIADAGTISGTGGSESAKAAVTDVQKIAKTLWVHRVNVESGEFVEGDTVVAAVDPTWRRGATQGHSGTHMVHAALRQVLGPNAVQAGSLNRPGYLRFDFNSQSALSEDQRNEVEEVANEAVQADFPVNTFTTGLEKAKAMGAMAMFGEQYPDEVRVVEIGGPFSLELCGGTHVHNSAQIGPITILGESSVGSGVRRVEAYVGLDSFRHLAKERALMAGLASSLKVPSEEVPARVATLVERLKAAEKELDRARLASARAAAGNAAAGAEQVGKVRLVAQRMSAGMTANDLRSLVGDIKGKLGSDPAVVVLIAEGPETDGVGVVPFVVAANPAAQDAGLRANELIAQIATAVDGRGGGKPDLAQGSGKNAAGIDAALAAVRAEIARS; the protein is encoded by the coding sequence GTGCAGACACATGAGATCAGGAAGCGGTTCCTGGATCACTTCGTCAACGCCGGACACATCGAGGTGCCCAGCGCATCGGTGATCCTCGACGATCCGAACCTGCTGTTCGTCAACGCCGGCATGGTGCAGTTCGTGCCCTACTTCCTGGGCCAGCGCACGCCGCCGTACCCGACCGCGACCAGCATCCAGAAGTGCATCCGCACCCCCGACATCGACGAGGTCGGCATCACCACCCGGCACAACACGTTCTTCCAGATGGCGGGCAACTTCTCCTTCGGCGACTACTTCAAGGCCCGTGCCATCGAGCTGGCCTGGACGCTGCTGACCAATCCGGTCGACGAGGGCGGCTACGGATTCGACCCGCAGCGGTTGTGGGCGACGGTGTTCTACGACGACGACGAGGCCGAGCAGCTCTGGAAGGACATCGCCGGGCTGCCGCCCGAGCGGATCCAGCGCCGCGGCATGGCCGACAACTACTGGTCGATGGGCATCCCCGGCCCCTGCGGGCCATGCTCGGAGATCTACTTCGACCGCGGACCCGAGTACGGCATCGAAGGCGGCCCGGAGGCCAACGAGGACCGCTACATCGAGATCTGGAACCTCGTGTTCATGCAGAACGAGCGCGGCGAGGGCACCTCCAAGGATGACTTCGAGATCCTCGGGCCGCTGCCGCGTCAGAACATCGACACCGGCATGGGTGTGGAGCGGATCGCCTGCCTGCTGCAGGACGTCGACAACGTCTACGAGACCGACCTGCTGCGCCCGGTGATCGACAAGGTCGCCCAGTATTCCCCGCGCGGGTACGGCCAGGGGTCACACGAGGACGACGTCCGCTACCGGATCATCGCCGACCACAGCCGCACCGCGGCGATCATCATCGGCGACGGCGTCACCCCGGGTAACGAGGGTCGCGGCTACGTGCTGCGCCGGTTGCTGCGGCGGATCATCCGGGCGGCCAAGCTCCTGGGCATCGAGCAGCCGATCATGTCCGAGCTGATGGCCACCGTGGGTGACGCGATGAGCCCGTCGTATCCGGAACTGGCTGACACCCGCATCGAGCGCATCGCGGTTGCCGAGGAGACCGCGTTCAACCGCACGCTGGCCTCGGGCTCCAAGCTGTTCGAGGACGCCGCGGCCGCGACCAGGAAGGCCGGCAAGACGGTGCTGGGCGGCTCGGATGCGTTCGCCCTGCACGACACCTACGGGTTCCCGATCGAGCTCACCCTCGAGATGGCGTCCGAGGCGGGGCTGACCGTCGACGAACTCGGCTTCCGTGAGCTGATGGCCGAGCAGCGCCGCCGTGCCAAGGCTGACGCCGCCGCGCGCAAGCACGCCCACGCCGACCTCTCGGCGTTCCGGGAACTGGTCGACGCCGGCCCCACCGAGTTCACCGGCTTTGACGAATTGACTTCGCAGGCAAGGATTCTCGGGATCTTCGTCGATGGCAAGCGGGTCCCGGTTATCGGCCACCAGCCTCGCGTGCACTCGGAGACCCCTACCCCTGAGCGCGTCGAGATCGTGCTCGACCGGACTCCGCTCTACGCCGAGTCCGGCGGCCAGATCGCCGACGCTGGAACGATTTCCGGAACCGGTGGCAGCGAGTCCGCCAAGGCCGCCGTCACCGACGTGCAGAAGATCGCCAAGACGCTGTGGGTGCACCGGGTGAATGTCGAGTCCGGCGAGTTCGTCGAGGGCGACACGGTGGTCGCGGCTGTCGACCCGACATGGCGCCGCGGTGCCACCCAGGGCCACTCCGGCACCCACATGGTGCACGCCGCCTTGCGGCAGGTGTTGGGGCCCAACGCTGTTCAGGCAGGCTCGCTGAACCGCCCCGGCTACCTGCGTTTCGACTTCAACTCGCAGAGCGCGCTCAGTGAAGACCAGCGCAACGAGGTCGAGGAAGTGGCCAACGAGGCCGTGCAGGCCGACTTCCCGGTCAACACCTTCACCACCGGCCTGGAGAAGGCCAAGGCCATGGGCGCGATGGCGATGTTCGGTGAGCAGTATCCCGACGAGGTGCGGGTGGTCGAGATCGGCGGCCCGTTCTCGCTGGAACTGTGCGGCGGCACGCACGTGCACAACTCGGCCCAGATCGGGCCGATCACGATTCTCGGTGAGTCCTCGGTGGGTTCGGGGGTGCGCCGCGTCGAGGCCTACGTGGGTCTGGATTCGTTCCGGCACCTGGCCAAGGAGCGGGCGCTGATGGCGGGCCTCGCGTCGTCGCTCAAGGTGCCCTCCGAGGAGGTGCCCGCCCGGGTGGCCACCCTCGTCGAGCGGCTCAAGGCCGCCGAGAAGGAACTGGACCGGGCGCGGCTGGCCTCGGCCCGCGCGGCGGCGGGAAATGCGGCCGCGGGCGCCGAACAGGTCGGTAAGGTCCGTCTGGTGGCGCAGCGGATGTCGGCGGGCATGACCGCCAACGACCTACGCTCCCTGGTCGGCGACATCAAGGGCAAGCTGGGTTCGGACCCCGCCGTGGTGGTCCTGATCGCCGAAGGTCCCGAAACCGACGGGGTGGGCGTCGTGCCCTTCGTCGTGGCGGCCAACCCGGCCGCCCAGGACGCCGGCCTGCGCGCCAACGAACTGATCGCCCAGATCGCGACGGCGGTCGACGGCCGAGGCGGCGGAAAACCGGACCTCGCTCAGGGCTCCGGCAAGAACGCCGCAGGGATCGACGCGGCATTGGCTGCGGTGCGCGCAGAGATCGCCCGGAGCTAG
- a CDS encoding secondary thiamine-phosphate synthase enzyme YjbQ: MLDVDTARRRMVDLTDAVRSFCRGKGDGLCNVFVPHATAGVAIIETGAGSDDDLIDTLERLLPRDDRYRHSHGSPGHGADHVLPGIVAPSVTVPVGDGDPLLGTWHSIVLVDLNRDNPRRSVRLSFLGG, from the coding sequence GTGCTCGACGTCGACACGGCGCGACGGCGGATGGTCGACCTCACCGACGCGGTGCGGTCGTTCTGCCGTGGCAAGGGCGACGGACTGTGCAACGTGTTCGTCCCACACGCCACCGCCGGCGTCGCGATCATCGAGACCGGGGCCGGCTCCGACGACGACCTCATCGACACCCTGGAACGGCTGCTGCCGCGCGATGACCGCTACCGCCACTCGCACGGCTCACCCGGGCACGGCGCCGACCATGTGCTGCCGGGGATCGTGGCGCCGTCGGTGACCGTCCCCGTCGGTGACGGCGACCCGCTGCTGGGTACCTGGCACAGCATCGTGTTGGTCGACCTGAACCGGGACAACCCGCGCCGGTCGGTGCGGCTGAGCTTCCTCGGCGGTTGA
- a CDS encoding antibiotic biosynthesis monooxygenase yields MYARSTTFEARPESIDAGIAYFRDEVMPALNTMTGCVGVSLLADRESGRCIATSAWENTAAMHASAEEVRRVRDRAAEVFQAPTSVDEWQITAVHRDHRSGDGACVRATWLHVRPDQFDRALEFYKASVLPEIETLEGFCSTSLMTDSGSGRVVVSTTYDTRDAMERTRDQARSLRTALLRDLGADQQDVGEFELVVARLRVPEMA; encoded by the coding sequence GTGTACGCACGCTCTACGACGTTCGAGGCGCGTCCAGAATCGATCGATGCCGGGATCGCATACTTCCGCGACGAAGTGATGCCCGCGCTGAACACGATGACCGGCTGCGTCGGGGTCTCGCTGCTGGCCGACCGCGAGTCGGGACGGTGCATCGCCACCAGCGCCTGGGAGAACACCGCTGCGATGCACGCGAGCGCCGAGGAAGTCCGGCGGGTTCGCGACCGGGCGGCCGAGGTGTTCCAGGCACCCACCTCGGTCGACGAATGGCAGATCACCGCGGTGCACCGCGATCACCGCTCCGGCGACGGTGCCTGTGTGCGTGCGACCTGGCTGCACGTGCGGCCCGACCAGTTCGACCGGGCACTGGAGTTCTACAAGGCGTCGGTCCTTCCCGAGATCGAAACGTTAGAGGGCTTCTGCAGCACCAGCCTGATGACCGACAGCGGCTCGGGACGCGTCGTGGTGTCGACCACTTACGACACCCGCGACGCCATGGAGCGCACCAGGGATCAGGCTCGATCGCTGCGCACCGCGCTGCTGCGTGACCTCGGCGCCGATCAGCAGGACGTCGGCGAGTTCGAACTGGTGGTTGCCCGGCTGCGCGTGCCCGAAATGGCTTGA